The following coding sequences are from one Salvia hispanica cultivar TCC Black 2014 chromosome 3, UniMelb_Shisp_WGS_1.0, whole genome shotgun sequence window:
- the LOC125209471 gene encoding dirigent protein 15-like, protein MASHKITLALILFLTIFTYSNAKLGPLKETELTVYFQDYSSGPNATVIECPPPSRGLNFSTFGAMFCADDPITEGFEDSSALIARGRGLNVISSLDDGSSAHVMLSVVFIGGKYNGSSIEIYGNDPRTGYREVPVVGGTGKFRLARGYATFETLNFDPVRSHATIRSNLTVLHY, encoded by the coding sequence ATGGCATCCCACAAAATCACATTAGCTTTAATTCTATTTCTCACTATTTTCACATATTCAAATGCAAAGCTAGGCCCTCTCAAGGAGACAGAGCTAACGGTCTACTTCCAAGATTACTCCAGCGGCCCTAATGCAACCGTGATCGAGTGCCCGCCCCCATCGAGAGGTCTAAACTTCTCCACGTTCGGAGCTATGTTTTGCGCGGACGATCCAATCACCGAAGGATTCGAGGATAGCTCAGCCCTAATTGCAAGAGGCCGAGGACTGAATGTGATCTCATCACTGGATGATGGGTCCTCTGCCCATGTGATGCTGTCAGTTGTTTTTATTGGTGGCAAGTATAATGGTAGCTCAATAGAGATATATGGTAATGACCCGCGGACCGGGTATAGGGAGGTGCCAGTGGTGGGCGGCACGGGGAAATTCCGCCTAGCGCGTGGCTACGCTACTTTTGAGACTCTTAACTTTGATCCGGTCCGCAGTCATGCAACCATCCGATCTAATTTAACTGTACTACATTACTAG